One region of Manduca sexta isolate Smith_Timp_Sample1 chromosome 25, JHU_Msex_v1.0, whole genome shotgun sequence genomic DNA includes:
- the LOC115441729 gene encoding 39S ribosomal protein L42, mitochondrial, protein MALSIRALTFRPTQVISRLYNKIVITDDGSTIVALHRDEGFPYEYSRPLPEEKKDDNSVLRMTDIQEVKRVFKDMKPEIARKQLSSITLTTEHRWFPRARDKKAKKTPMNRPYL, encoded by the coding sequence atggcgCTTTCAATTCGTGCCTTAACTTTTAGACCAACACAGGTTATTAGCAGACTGTATAACAAAATAGTTATAACTGACGATGGATCCACTATAGTTGCTCTTCATAGAGATGAAGGATTCCCGTACGAGTATTCACGACCTCTGCCAGAAGAAAAAAAGGATGATAACTCTGTTCTAAGGATGACTGACATTCAAGAAGTTAAGAGAGTGTTTAAAGATATGAAACCAGAAATTGCAAGAAAACAATTATCTTCCATTACATTAACTACAGAACACCGCTGGTTCCCTAGAGCTCGCGACAAGAAGGCAAAGAAAACGCCAATGAACAGAccttatttgtaa